A section of the Rubritalea squalenifaciens DSM 18772 genome encodes:
- a CDS encoding four helix bundle protein encodes MSTKIHSYEDLVAWQKAHALVLRIYQTTNTFPKEELFGLTSQLRRAAVSIPSNIVEGFGRWGSNEKKRFYNIAQASLKEAHYQLRLAEDLNYADTTDTRLLANEVERLIGGLIKGVPHTEKSSS; translated from the coding sequence ATGAGCACCAAGATTCATTCATATGAAGATCTTGTAGCGTGGCAAAAGGCTCATGCTCTGGTGCTTAGAATCTACCAAACAACGAACACATTTCCAAAAGAAGAACTCTTCGGACTAACCTCCCAACTCAGACGCGCCGCAGTTTCAATTCCCTCCAATATTGTCGAAGGATTTGGACGCTGGGGCAGCAATGAAAAGAAACGCTTCTACAACATCGCTCAAGCTTCTCTGAAAGAAGCTCATTACCAACTCAGACTCGCAGAAGACCTCAATTATGCAGATACAACAGACACAAGATTACTCGCGAATGAAGTCGAACGCCTTATCGGCGGACTAATCAAAGGTGTCCCGCATACAGAGAAAAGCTCTTCTTGA
- a CDS encoding NuoI/complex I 23 kDa subunit family protein — protein MAEVKKLKRPELDAGEKIYLIALAKGALVTLKHAFKSMIGKSRGADSLKSSGLGITMQYPEQKWDDQLPEHYRGAPALVTDEQDRERCVSCQLCEFICPPKAIKIIPGEIPADDEWSKVEKRPKEFDIDMIRCIYCGMCEEVCPEQAIFLRKDYAITGTSREDMVHNKEKLYEIGGKRVGLVNKWNELK, from the coding sequence ATGGCCGAAGTAAAAAAACTGAAGCGACCTGAGCTCGACGCCGGTGAGAAAATCTATCTCATCGCCCTCGCCAAAGGTGCCCTCGTCACACTGAAGCACGCGTTCAAATCCATGATTGGTAAGTCACGCGGTGCCGATAGCCTCAAATCATCCGGCTTGGGTATCACCATGCAGTACCCTGAGCAGAAATGGGATGACCAGCTGCCAGAGCACTACCGGGGCGCCCCTGCCCTCGTTACTGACGAGCAAGACCGCGAACGCTGTGTTTCCTGCCAGCTCTGTGAATTCATCTGCCCACCTAAGGCCATCAAGATCATTCCTGGTGAGATTCCAGCCGATGACGAGTGGTCCAAAGTCGAGAAGCGTCCTAAGGAGTTCGATATCGACATGATCCGCTGCATCTACTGCGGCATGTGTGAAGAGGTCTGCCCTGAGCAAGCCATCTTCCTCCGCAAAGACTACGCCATCACCGGGACATCCCGTGAAGATATGGTTCACAACAAAGAGAAGCTGTACGAAATCGGCGGCAAGCGTGTCGGCCTCGTCAACAAGTGGAATGAACTAAAATAG
- a CDS encoding four helix bundle protein, translating to METQITSFEDLEAYKACREFRIFACTVIAKSLNQQKEFELAKQLKDSARSTTANIAEGYGRFHHLDNAKFCSNARGSLYEALEHIITASDEGFTTEQNLSTSREYFEKSVKLLNGYINYLYRSANKSKNQSAPQSC from the coding sequence ATGGAAACACAGATTACATCATTTGAAGATTTGGAAGCCTACAAAGCATGTAGGGAGTTCCGCATTTTTGCATGTACTGTGATTGCAAAATCTCTCAACCAGCAAAAAGAATTTGAATTAGCTAAGCAGTTAAAAGATTCCGCTAGATCCACAACAGCGAACATTGCCGAAGGCTACGGAAGGTTTCATCACCTCGATAATGCCAAGTTTTGTTCAAACGCTCGTGGCTCTCTCTATGAAGCTCTCGAACACATCATCACAGCTAGCGACGAAGGATTTACTACAGAACAAAATCTATCTACCTCCAGAGAATACTTTGAAAAGTCAGTTAAACTATTAAACGGCTACATCAATTACCTCTACCGTTCCGCTAACAAATCAAAAAATCAATCAGCTCCCCAGAGCTGCTAA
- a CDS encoding NADH-quinone oxidoreductase subunit J family protein: MPTPLFYIFALIMLAGGICVVALKNPVSSALAMITSFIGLAALFVGLNAYFVGVLQVLVYAGAIMVLFLFIIMLLDIKKEEGKTRRLSFISAGIMVPLLLVLQLIAVLQTSNLGDFTPITKESMAISAQSLPEGTAKASLESGDLPDVNLIGQKLFTDYNFPLQVVGVLLLVATVGCVALSKKLKSKG; this comes from the coding sequence GTGCCTACACCACTTTTCTACATCTTCGCACTGATCATGCTTGCGGGCGGTATCTGCGTAGTAGCGCTGAAGAACCCGGTTTCCAGTGCACTCGCGATGATTACCTCCTTCATCGGTCTCGCTGCTCTGTTTGTTGGACTGAATGCCTACTTTGTCGGTGTTCTTCAAGTCCTCGTCTATGCAGGTGCCATCATGGTCCTCTTCCTCTTCATCATCATGCTTCTTGATATCAAGAAGGAAGAAGGCAAGACCCGCAGACTATCCTTCATCTCTGCAGGCATCATGGTACCTCTTCTGTTAGTCCTCCAGCTCATTGCCGTCCTCCAGACAAGCAACCTTGGCGACTTCACACCTATCACCAAGGAATCCATGGCGATCAGCGCCCAGAGCCTTCCTGAAGGAACTGCCAAAGCTAGCTTGGAAAGCGGTGATCTCCCCGATGTAAACCTGATCGGCCAGAAACTCTTCACTGACTACAACTTCCCCCTCCAAGTTGTGGGCGTACTCTTGCTTGTCGCCACCGTGGGCTGTGTGGCTCTCTCCAAGAAACTCAAATCCAAAGGCTAG
- the nuoK gene encoding NADH-quinone oxidoreductase subunit NuoK yields the protein MTASLTEYLFMSGLLFAIGLAGVIIRRNIIVIFMCLELMLAAASLTLVAFSRANLGADGLPDYDGQMLVFFIITVAAAEVAVGLAIIVALYRARQTVSTDDLTSLKG from the coding sequence ATGACTGCTAGTCTCACAGAATACCTTTTCATGTCCGGCCTCCTCTTCGCCATTGGTTTGGCAGGAGTCATCATCCGTCGGAACATCATTGTCATCTTCATGTGCCTGGAGCTCATGCTCGCTGCGGCATCCCTCACCTTGGTCGCCTTCTCCAGAGCGAATCTCGGTGCAGATGGACTGCCTGACTATGACGGACAGATGCTTGTCTTCTTCATCATCACCGTGGCTGCAGCTGAAGTTGCTGTAGGTCTCGCCATCATCGTCGCGCTCTATCGCGCTAGACAGACAGTCTCCACGGACGACCTCACCAGCCTCAAAGGATAA
- the nuoL gene encoding NADH-quinone oxidoreductase subunit L produces MQAWILLFLPLVSAIIIHFLLRQKLATIAAVLGTVATGIGLALSFLLLGSTDTPAPIHWISVGDFHIDIGLKLDQLSTGMMIVVTGIGFLVHLFSLGYMKDDDAKARYFGNLSLFMFSMTGIVLANNFIMMFIFWELVGLSSYLLIGHWYKKDTAADAAKKAFLSNRVGDFGFIIGILMLWGLTATFTFAEMGEAGLTQATPFFGAAVLLIFCGAIGKSAQLPLHVWLPDAMEGPTPVSALIHAATMVAAGVYMMARLFLSVGVDVVPLCSASTIAWIGGLTSLFAALMATQQDDIKKILAYSTLSQLGYMVMAVGLIAPEASMFHLYTHAWFKALLFLGSGAVIYACHHEQDIWKMGGLFKKMPITAITFLIGTAALTAVPFTSGFYSKEGILHAAHHQPLFWVAAFVAMLTTFYMFRLFFVAFLGKARGHGAEEAKEVSPLMSLPLLVLAVMALASPFLSQFFPWDETASGKPIPFHAKPAMNDILWTSIGAFTIGLVLAFIFYFGKDRDPLKGNAIMKVFRNKFYVDEFYGGLVKYVQDIGAAIVDFFDQFVINGLIVGGLTRTAQGLGGIFRRTMQSGNLQNYAYLLGGGIILVIYLTVFI; encoded by the coding sequence ATGCAAGCTTGGATCTTACTCTTCCTACCTCTCGTTAGTGCCATCATCATCCACTTTCTGCTCAGACAGAAATTGGCGACGATCGCTGCCGTGCTCGGCACTGTAGCTACAGGCATTGGCCTAGCCCTCTCCTTCCTGCTACTTGGCAGCACGGATACTCCAGCCCCAATCCACTGGATATCTGTTGGCGACTTCCATATCGATATCGGCCTGAAGCTCGACCAGCTCTCCACCGGCATGATGATCGTGGTGACCGGCATTGGTTTCCTCGTCCACCTCTTCTCCCTCGGCTACATGAAGGATGACGATGCGAAGGCACGCTACTTCGGCAACCTCTCCCTCTTCATGTTCTCCATGACGGGTATTGTCCTCGCGAACAACTTCATCATGATGTTCATCTTCTGGGAGCTCGTTGGTCTATCTTCCTACCTGCTCATCGGTCACTGGTACAAGAAGGACACGGCTGCCGACGCGGCCAAGAAAGCCTTCCTCTCCAACCGTGTGGGTGACTTCGGCTTCATCATCGGTATCCTCATGCTCTGGGGCCTCACCGCCACCTTTACCTTTGCTGAGATGGGTGAAGCAGGCCTCACTCAGGCGACTCCATTCTTCGGCGCAGCCGTTCTTCTCATCTTCTGCGGTGCGATCGGCAAGTCCGCCCAGCTTCCACTCCATGTCTGGCTTCCAGACGCCATGGAAGGTCCGACCCCTGTTTCCGCCCTCATCCACGCGGCGACCATGGTGGCTGCCGGTGTCTACATGATGGCCCGCCTCTTCCTTTCCGTCGGCGTTGACGTAGTGCCTCTTTGCTCTGCTAGCACCATCGCTTGGATCGGTGGCCTCACCTCACTTTTTGCCGCCCTCATGGCGACTCAGCAGGACGACATCAAAAAGATCCTCGCCTACTCCACCCTCTCCCAGCTTGGTTACATGGTGATGGCCGTGGGCCTCATTGCACCAGAGGCTAGCATGTTCCACCTCTACACCCACGCTTGGTTCAAGGCACTTCTCTTCCTGGGTTCCGGTGCCGTCATCTATGCCTGCCACCACGAGCAGGACATCTGGAAAATGGGCGGACTGTTCAAAAAGATGCCTATTACAGCGATCACGTTCCTCATTGGTACAGCTGCTCTTACCGCAGTTCCATTCACATCAGGTTTCTACTCAAAAGAAGGCATCCTTCACGCAGCCCACCATCAGCCACTCTTCTGGGTAGCTGCATTTGTTGCTATGCTAACCACCTTCTACATGTTCCGTCTGTTCTTCGTTGCCTTCCTTGGCAAAGCTCGAGGACATGGTGCAGAAGAAGCTAAAGAAGTATCACCACTCATGTCGTTACCGCTGCTTGTTTTGGCAGTCATGGCTCTTGCTTCTCCTTTCCTCAGCCAGTTCTTCCCATGGGACGAAACAGCCAGCGGAAAGCCGATTCCATTCCACGCGAAGCCTGCAATGAACGACATTCTTTGGACCTCCATCGGAGCCTTCACCATCGGTCTGGTTCTCGCCTTCATCTTCTACTTCGGCAAAGACCGTGATCCACTTAAGGGCAATGCCATCATGAAGGTCTTCCGCAATAAGTTCTACGTGGATGAATTCTACGGCGGTCTCGTCAAATACGTGCAGGACATCGGTGCAGCCATCGTGGACTTCTTCGACCAATTTGTGATCAATGGACTGATTGTTGGTGGTCTCACCCGCACAGCCCAAGGTCTTGGCGGCATCTTCCGCCGCACCATGCAGTCCGGTAACCTGCAGAACTACGCTTACCTACTTGGCGGCGGAATCATCCTCGTCATCTACCTCACCGTTTTCATCTAA
- a CDS encoding complex I subunit 4 family protein, whose amino-acid sequence MMLLALILIPILAAVAIFFGAPARLTTLGAAAVNLVTSIAAVLCQSCASGFSLQVLENPSIHLSLGIDGISSILLLLSTIVTLAAALSGTCPEGKEKLWFGSILLIAAGAIGAFVSTDLFFFYAFHELALIPTFLMIGILGRGDRKEAAWKATVYLAFGSIVLLAGILLAAGQVGSFAFEDLKAIADVDTQKNVAILLIIGFGTLVSLFPFHSWAAPAYASAPAPVAMLHSGVLKKFGLYGLLRVGLAVAPEGMQHWLNLLLVLLLCNIIWVGLVTINQKRLDLMLGNSSVMHMGYIFLAIAALIASDGKIQNADGSYTLAASAATLLMFAHGISIALSFALADRIEAKTKTLEINQLGGLAKTAPRLAFLFGLAGMASIGLPGLANFAGEVMVFFSGFEGWNQTKDLGPVQIATIIAIWGVVISAVYMLRAFRHTFQGDTLRSTEHATDLSLAEKAPAILLAAVLLVVGFYPNILLNLLK is encoded by the coding sequence ATGATGCTACTCGCACTCATCCTCATCCCCATCCTCGCAGCAGTCGCTATCTTTTTTGGAGCGCCGGCACGCCTGACGACTCTCGGCGCGGCGGCTGTGAATCTGGTCACTTCCATTGCTGCTGTTCTCTGCCAGTCCTGTGCTAGCGGTTTCAGCCTACAAGTCCTCGAAAATCCTTCGATCCACCTGAGCTTGGGCATTGACGGGATCAGCAGCATTCTCTTGCTGCTCTCCACCATCGTCACTCTGGCGGCAGCTCTCAGTGGCACTTGCCCAGAAGGTAAGGAAAAACTCTGGTTCGGCAGCATCCTGCTCATCGCGGCCGGGGCGATCGGCGCCTTCGTCTCTACCGACCTGTTCTTCTTCTATGCCTTCCACGAGCTGGCACTCATCCCAACCTTCCTCATGATCGGCATCCTCGGTCGTGGCGACCGCAAGGAAGCCGCCTGGAAAGCTACCGTCTATCTCGCCTTCGGCTCCATCGTCCTACTCGCTGGCATCCTTCTAGCCGCTGGACAAGTTGGCAGCTTCGCCTTTGAAGACCTTAAAGCCATCGCAGATGTAGACACCCAGAAAAACGTCGCCATCCTGCTCATCATCGGCTTCGGCACACTGGTTTCCCTCTTCCCGTTCCACTCTTGGGCGGCACCAGCTTATGCATCCGCACCAGCTCCGGTAGCGATGCTTCACTCCGGTGTTCTCAAGAAATTCGGTCTCTACGGTCTCCTTCGCGTTGGTCTCGCTGTCGCTCCAGAAGGCATGCAGCACTGGCTGAACCTTCTTCTCGTGCTCCTACTCTGCAACATCATCTGGGTAGGTCTGGTAACCATCAACCAGAAACGCCTCGACCTCATGCTGGGTAACTCCTCCGTGATGCACATGGGCTACATCTTCCTCGCTATCGCTGCACTCATTGCTTCTGATGGAAAAATCCAGAATGCCGACGGTTCCTACACCCTCGCCGCATCCGCTGCAACACTGCTGATGTTTGCACACGGTATCTCCATCGCCCTCTCCTTCGCGCTTGCTGATCGTATCGAGGCCAAAACCAAGACACTGGAAATCAACCAACTCGGCGGTCTTGCCAAGACAGCTCCGCGCCTCGCCTTCCTCTTCGGTCTCGCAGGCATGGCCTCCATCGGCCTTCCGGGTCTCGCAAACTTCGCGGGTGAAGTCATGGTCTTCTTCTCCGGCTTTGAGGGCTGGAACCAAACCAAAGATCTCGGCCCTGTTCAGATCGCTACCATCATCGCCATCTGGGGTGTTGTGATCTCCGCTGTCTACATGCTCCGCGCCTTCCGTCACACCTTCCAAGGCGACACACTGCGCAGCACCGAGCACGCTACTGACCTCTCACTGGCAGAGAAAGCTCCGGCTATTCTTCTCGCCGCTGTCCTGCTGGTGGTGGGCTTCTACCCGAACATTCTTCTCAACCTTCTCAAATAA